In a genomic window of Aggregatimonas sangjinii:
- a CDS encoding serine hydrolase domain-containing protein, with product MKMFAKPLPLTVAFFFMALFTASCQDVMNDTSIEKSIDTIFKAFDHPNKPGAAVAVVQNGEIVFKKGYGSANLEYDIPVTPKTIFHVASVSKQFTVFALLLLAEEGKLSFDDPIQKYIEEVPDFGQEITLRHLAAHTSGMRDQWDLLNLAGWRWDDVITKEHILKMVSRQKELNFTPGEQFMYCNTGYTLLAEVVARVSGKSFAVFTQERIFTPLQMTNSQFYDDHTKIVKNRAYSYNPMIYGFQKSVLSYANVGATSLFTTVEDLSLWAMNFKEPKVGSADLIEQMNTLAVLNNGKTFNGAYGQFVTPYKGLQQIQHSGGDAGYRSYLTRFPDQGLAVSVVSNSGASNPYALGMQVVDLYLKDAFVEEQRSQPDQKEVKTISLSETALQAFEGHYWDAKDLYSRRIYLKDGRLQYDRGNGNVTELAPLTESTFRMRNLPNEVTVAFSSEDGQARMIVSEGDNILGTLDAYTPVDASKVDLTPFLGPYTSEELSTTYTLIENEGKLIATHPRSSDIPLTLIKADVYKAGGNTIVFTRDGDNTVQGLKVSTGRVKNLKFSKE from the coding sequence ATGAAAATGTTCGCAAAACCACTACCGCTGACGGTGGCTTTCTTTTTTATGGCCTTATTCACTGCAAGCTGTCAAGATGTGATGAATGATACATCCATAGAAAAATCCATCGATACCATTTTTAAAGCGTTTGATCATCCCAACAAACCTGGCGCAGCGGTCGCCGTGGTGCAAAATGGCGAAATCGTTTTTAAAAAAGGCTATGGGAGTGCCAATTTGGAATATGACATTCCTGTAACGCCGAAGACCATATTTCATGTGGCATCGGTATCGAAACAGTTTACGGTTTTTGCGCTCTTGCTGCTCGCCGAAGAAGGAAAACTGTCTTTTGACGATCCCATTCAAAAGTACATAGAAGAAGTACCCGACTTTGGTCAGGAAATTACTTTACGCCATCTGGCAGCGCATACCAGTGGGATGCGCGATCAATGGGACCTTCTAAATTTAGCCGGCTGGCGCTGGGACGATGTCATCACCAAAGAGCATATCTTAAAAATGGTGTCCAGACAAAAGGAGCTGAATTTTACCCCCGGCGAACAATTCATGTACTGCAATACGGGCTATACGTTATTGGCAGAGGTTGTGGCCAGGGTTTCGGGGAAATCCTTTGCCGTTTTTACCCAGGAACGGATATTTACGCCCTTGCAAATGACCAATTCACAATTTTATGACGACCATACCAAAATCGTAAAGAACAGGGCGTATTCGTACAATCCCATGATCTACGGCTTTCAAAAAAGCGTTTTAAGCTATGCCAATGTCGGTGCCACCAGTTTATTCACCACCGTCGAGGATCTGAGTCTGTGGGCCATGAATTTCAAGGAACCAAAAGTGGGTAGTGCCGATTTGATCGAACAGATGAATACCTTGGCCGTACTGAACAATGGGAAAACTTTTAATGGGGCTTATGGCCAGTTCGTAACCCCGTACAAAGGATTGCAGCAAATACAGCACAGCGGGGGAGATGCCGGCTATCGTTCCTATCTGACCCGTTTTCCCGATCAGGGTTTGGCGGTTTCGGTAGTATCCAATTCCGGGGCTTCCAACCCTTATGCCTTGGGAATGCAGGTAGTCGATCTGTACTTGAAAGATGCGTTTGTCGAAGAACAACGGTCGCAGCCTGATCAAAAAGAGGTAAAAACGATTTCCTTGAGCGAGACGGCACTACAGGCCTTTGAGGGCCACTATTGGGATGCAAAAGACCTGTATTCCAGAAGGATATATTTAAAAGATGGTCGTTTACAGTACGACCGTGGCAATGGGAACGTCACCGAATTGGCACCTTTGACCGAGAGTACCTTTAGGATGCGAAACCTACCAAATGAAGTTACCGTAGCTTTTAGTTCTGAAGATGGCCAAGCCCGGATGATCGTCTCCGAAGGTGATAATATACTGGGCACATTGGATGCATACACTCCGGTAGATGCTTCAAAAGTAGACCTTACTCCCTTTCTTGGGCCCTATACCAGTGAAGAATTGAGTACGACGTATACCTTGATCGAAAACGAAGGGAAACTGATAGCCACGCACCCAAGAAGTTCCGATATCCCGTTAACGCTTATAAAGGCGGATGTTTATAAAGCCGGGGGCAATACTATCGTATTTACCCGAGACGGGGATAATACCGTTCAGGGGCTAAAGGTCTCTACAGGCAGGGTTAAAAATCTCAAGTTTAGCAAAGAATAA
- a CDS encoding EcsC family protein, with translation MTKTKTLSIEDELVLINAKKKMEDIGWAMKGLNKVGNVIEGRLQMLPKKRQKWLQELSFKVLHSVVRSNLFSMKKNGAKTAPWNRTYKALVTSSGAIGGAFGATAFAVDLGITTKLMMRSIMDIARSEGEDLNEMDTQLACLQVFALGGKSKHDNSLETGYYASRIAVGSAVKGGTKTLGALVVGSPNPILAALAVIASRFSIQVSEKFVAQAVPVLGAAGGASINLAFLSHFQQMAHAHFSIRRLERIYGEELVKESYEQLDITSKK, from the coding sequence ATGACGAAAACAAAAACACTTTCCATAGAAGACGAACTGGTCTTGATCAATGCCAAGAAGAAAATGGAAGACATTGGCTGGGCGATGAAAGGTCTCAATAAAGTGGGCAATGTCATCGAGGGACGGCTTCAAATGCTACCCAAAAAGCGACAGAAATGGCTGCAGGAACTCAGTTTTAAAGTGCTGCATTCCGTGGTAAGAAGCAATTTGTTTTCCATGAAAAAGAATGGGGCCAAGACCGCACCTTGGAACAGAACCTACAAGGCCTTGGTGACTTCCTCAGGGGCAATAGGCGGTGCTTTTGGTGCGACGGCCTTTGCCGTAGACCTTGGTATTACCACAAAATTGATGATGCGCTCCATTATGGATATCGCCCGTAGCGAAGGCGAAGACCTTAACGAAATGGACACCCAATTGGCCTGTCTGCAAGTATTCGCACTGGGAGGAAAGAGCAAACACGACAACAGTTTGGAAACGGGTTATTATGCCTCCCGTATCGCTGTGGGGTCTGCAGTAAAAGGAGGAACAAAAACCTTAGGTGCATTGGTTGTTGGCAGTCCGAACCCCATTTTGGCGGCATTGGCCGTAATCGCTTCCCGTTTTAGCATCCAGGTCTCTGAAAAGTTCGTCGCCCAGGCGGTTCCGGTTTTAGGAGCGGCAGGAGGAGCCTCAATAAATTTAGCCTTTCTAAGTCACTTTCAACAAATGGCACACGCCCACTTTTCCATTCG
- a CDS encoding alpha/beta hydrolase family protein has translation MKVRFTLAFSLVCLMFFYTGALTAQYEFVYGDPLPDAPELSARGEHTVGVRTINLVHKDQVDILNSKGGKDAMYDRPLTVEIWYPADVPAGTEVSVNYEEVMGTRGDTLRPLVPFSFKGRALRDATPKSGTAFPLIVVSHGYVGSRYLMTYLTENLASKGYVVVSIDHTDSTFKDANAFPSTLLNRAKDIKFVINEMARLGGSDSKDQLAGLVDDENTGIVGYSMGGYGVLNVGGAGYSDGAAAFFGQMTGGSTAIASLAASNPEYQNSIDPRIKAVVAFAPWGMARGVWDAEGLKGLKKPTLFIAGSQDDISGYEDGIKAIYKGAVNADRYLLTYKNARHNVAPNPPPVESLAPGLHIDEYYRYADSTWDQRKINNINQHFVTAFLGTHLKGDDNSEYLTIPENSNEKDWPGFKPRSSTGMELLKADGLE, from the coding sequence ATGAAAGTCCGATTTACGCTTGCCTTTTCCCTTGTTTGCCTGATGTTTTTTTACACCGGCGCACTTACCGCGCAGTACGAGTTTGTTTATGGCGATCCGCTACCCGATGCCCCCGAACTTTCGGCACGTGGTGAACATACGGTTGGGGTGCGCACTATAAATCTGGTACATAAGGACCAGGTGGATATTTTGAATTCCAAAGGAGGGAAAGATGCGATGTATGACCGTCCGCTTACCGTTGAAATTTGGTATCCTGCCGATGTCCCCGCCGGTACGGAAGTTTCTGTCAACTATGAGGAAGTGATGGGTACTCGAGGCGATACCTTACGACCTTTAGTTCCCTTTAGCTTTAAAGGTAGGGCGTTACGCGATGCCACACCGAAGTCCGGTACCGCGTTTCCGTTGATCGTGGTCTCCCATGGTTATGTGGGATCCCGATATCTGATGACCTATTTGACTGAAAATCTGGCTTCTAAAGGCTATGTGGTCGTTTCCATCGACCATACCGACTCCACTTTTAAAGATGCCAATGCCTTTCCAAGTACGTTGCTCAATCGTGCCAAGGATATTAAATTCGTAATCAACGAAATGGCCCGTTTGGGAGGCTCGGATTCCAAAGACCAACTAGCAGGTTTGGTAGATGATGAAAACACCGGAATAGTGGGTTATTCGATGGGGGGTTATGGGGTGCTCAATGTGGGTGGTGCAGGATACAGTGATGGCGCTGCGGCTTTCTTCGGACAAATGACAGGAGGTAGCACGGCCATTGCCTCATTGGCGGCAAGTAATCCCGAATATCAAAATTCAATCGATCCCCGTATCAAAGCCGTAGTCGCCTTTGCTCCTTGGGGAATGGCACGAGGCGTTTGGGATGCGGAAGGCTTAAAAGGATTAAAGAAGCCCACCTTATTTATCGCGGGTAGCCAAGACGATATTTCCGGTTATGAAGACGGTATCAAAGCGATTTATAAAGGGGCTGTCAACGCAGACCGATACTTACTTACCTATAAAAACGCACGGCACAATGTAGCGCCGAATCCTCCACCAGTAGAGTCACTAGCACCTGGACTCCATATTGACGAATACTATCGTTATGCCGATTCTACGTGGGACCAGCGCAAAATCAATAATATAAATCAACATTTTGTTACTGCCTTTCTGGGCACACACTTAAAAGGAGATGACAACTCAGAGTACTTGACCATTCCCGAAAATTCCAATGAAAAAGACTGGCCCGGCTTTAAACCGCGCTCCTCAACGGGCATGGAGTTGCTGAAAGCGGATGGGTTGGAATAA
- a CDS encoding DsbA family protein: protein MQKDKITVDIVSDVACPWCYIGKRRLEAALAEWKGAPVEVSWHPFQLDPTIPKSGFDRDTYLINKFGDLERTREMTERITDVGLDLGLDFNFGKNWMAVNTLPLHQLLHVAGEEDFKDKLKERFLYAYFTENLHLNDPVVLNKLMSEFGWDAEKTQEIIANDDIAYAVKQEIGHYQQLGVSGVPFFIINNKYGISGAQPSSVFLEAFQEVAPINGVAEADSCGPDGENC, encoded by the coding sequence ATGCAAAAAGATAAAATTACCGTTGATATCGTTTCCGATGTGGCCTGCCCTTGGTGTTATATTGGCAAACGTCGCCTGGAAGCCGCTTTGGCCGAGTGGAAGGGCGCGCCAGTTGAGGTTAGTTGGCACCCTTTCCAATTGGACCCGACGATTCCTAAAAGCGGGTTCGACAGGGATACCTACCTCATCAATAAATTTGGGGATTTGGAACGTACCAGGGAAATGACCGAGCGTATTACCGATGTAGGATTGGATTTGGGGCTTGATTTCAATTTCGGGAAGAACTGGATGGCCGTGAACACCTTACCCTTGCACCAATTGCTACATGTGGCCGGGGAAGAAGATTTTAAAGACAAGTTGAAAGAGCGCTTTCTATATGCCTACTTTACCGAGAATCTACATTTAAATGACCCCGTTGTACTGAACAAGCTCATGTCCGAGTTCGGCTGGGACGCCGAAAAGACCCAAGAAATCATCGCGAATGACGACATCGCCTATGCGGTAAAGCAGGAAATCGGTCATTACCAACAACTTGGTGTTTCCGGGGTTCCGTTTTTTATCATCAATAACAAATACGGTATCAGTGGGGCGCAGCCGAGCAGTGTTTTTCTAGAAGCTTTTCAAGAGGTAGCCCCGATAAATGGCGTCGCAGAAGCGGACAGTTGTGGGCCTGATGGCGAAAATTGTTAG
- a CDS encoding SH3 domain-containing protein, with product MKNSIVYVLAFVFLICLGSCKEKAKQTAQSEGRDSTLVAQENQDTALGDLYVMVPNGLSLRADNALDSEKLAVMPFRSRVVLLQEAADTSLEVEHIKGGMHMVRYKGQTGYAFSGFLSHLPMPEEEEEGNEVYIAKLKENYSEVTFVSKPNDPDFHEGTTDTFTLPATSWHEAFYIVAAMYELPETLAFPNPSGPELETFEDPDKPQEVWDSFLTVNRENNALKKIEYYYRAEGFGYGVDIQRKSENLFQIEYLGFVD from the coding sequence ATGAAAAATAGTATTGTTTACGTTCTTGCTTTTGTCTTTCTTATTTGCCTAGGATCCTGTAAGGAAAAGGCAAAACAAACCGCCCAGTCCGAAGGACGAGACAGTACTTTGGTAGCCCAGGAGAATCAAGACACCGCCCTAGGGGACCTTTATGTAATGGTCCCAAACGGCCTCAGCCTACGCGCAGACAATGCCCTTGATAGCGAAAAACTGGCCGTAATGCCCTTTAGAAGTCGTGTAGTGTTGTTGCAAGAAGCGGCGGACACCTCTTTAGAGGTAGAGCATATCAAAGGAGGAATGCATATGGTACGATACAAAGGGCAAACAGGTTATGCCTTTAGCGGTTTCCTATCCCATCTTCCAATGCCCGAAGAAGAGGAAGAAGGTAACGAAGTCTATATCGCAAAACTCAAAGAAAACTATTCCGAGGTGACCTTTGTGAGTAAACCAAACGACCCTGATTTTCACGAGGGTACGACCGATACGTTTACGCTGCCGGCGACGAGTTGGCACGAGGCATTTTACATAGTGGCTGCCATGTATGAGTTGCCAGAGACTCTGGCATTTCCTAATCCCTCCGGTCCCGAGCTAGAGACTTTTGAAGATCCCGACAAACCACAGGAAGTCTGGGATAGTTTTTTGACGGTGAACCGGGAAAATAATGCGCTCAAAAAAATCGAATACTACTACCGTGCCGAAGGATTTGGGTATGGGGTCGATATCCAACGCAAATCGGAAAATTTGTTTCAAATCGAATACTTGGGCTTCGTGGATTGA
- a CDS encoding aldo/keto reductase codes for MNYSRRDILQLGGLAGLGFATLPAFFSFSPQDEMGQRTIYSSGEKLPMVGLGTWQTFDIGDSKQELEIRKQLLAEMHKLGGTVIDSSPMYGTSEAVVGRAAGQLANQDRFFYATKVWTAGKQAGIDQMESSFEKMQRKTMDLMQIHNLVDWKTHVKTLRAWKEKGKIRYWGLTHYVDSSHPTLEDIIQSDQPDFVQFNYSIRSRNAEKSLFDTCQKHDVSVIVNQPYEGGDLFSKVKGKALPDWAAAYDISSWGQYFLKFILSNERVTCVIPGTSSLKHLRDNMGAGFGPLPDAAGREKMADHLQSI; via the coding sequence ATGAACTATTCCAGAAGAGACATCTTGCAGCTTGGGGGCCTTGCCGGATTGGGTTTCGCGACCCTACCGGCGTTCTTCTCCTTTTCGCCCCAAGATGAAATGGGGCAAAGAACTATTTATAGCTCAGGGGAAAAATTGCCAATGGTCGGTCTTGGTACATGGCAAACTTTCGATATCGGGGATTCCAAACAAGAATTGGAAATTCGAAAACAGCTCTTGGCCGAAATGCATAAACTAGGTGGAACGGTAATCGACTCCTCCCCAATGTACGGTACTTCCGAAGCCGTAGTGGGTCGTGCGGCCGGGCAACTCGCTAACCAGGATCGATTTTTTTACGCCACCAAAGTATGGACTGCCGGTAAACAAGCGGGTATCGACCAAATGGAATCTTCCTTTGAAAAAATGCAACGAAAGACCATGGATTTGATGCAAATACATAATCTCGTTGATTGGAAAACCCATGTAAAAACATTGCGCGCCTGGAAAGAAAAAGGCAAAATACGGTATTGGGGACTGACGCACTATGTAGATTCGTCCCACCCGACCTTGGAAGACATCATCCAATCGGACCAACCGGATTTTGTACAGTTCAATTATTCCATACGTTCGCGAAATGCCGAAAAATCCCTTTTCGATACCTGTCAAAAACACGATGTTTCGGTTATCGTCAATCAGCCTTACGAAGGGGGCGACCTTTTCAGTAAGGTCAAAGGGAAAGCTTTGCCCGATTGGGCGGCAGCTTATGACATCTCAAGTTGGGGACAGTATTTCCTGAAATTTATCCTTTCCAATGAGCGGGTGACCTGTGTGATTCCCGGTACATCGAGTTTAAAACATCTTAGGGATAATATGGGAGCCGGTTTTGGGCCTTTGCCGGATGCTGCCGGAAGGGAAAAAATGGCGGATCATTTGCAATCGATTTAA
- a CDS encoding carbon-nitrogen hydrolase family protein produces MKLKVAVLQESPVFFDKEKTLQKVESLVKTYAQQGCELLVFPESFIPGYPRGFDFGAKIGSRTDFGRQAYADFSAASIDLESEDRSRLEELAETHNTYIVLGVTEKNSTNGSLYCSMLYISPTHGLLGVHRKIKPTGTERLVWAEAAGESLVAFDTRIGKLGGLICWENYMPQARMAMYQNGVEIYIAPTADSREEWTATMTHIALEGRCFVLGCNQYYTKSMYPEKYAETVASEPENLCPGGSIIVSPLGKVLAGPLFGKAGALIAELDLEDVPRSKLDFDVIGHYARPDIFELKVKGQPDIIRED; encoded by the coding sequence ATGAAACTAAAAGTAGCCGTACTACAGGAATCCCCGGTATTTTTTGACAAGGAAAAGACTTTGCAAAAGGTAGAATCCTTGGTCAAAACGTATGCGCAACAAGGCTGCGAACTACTGGTATTCCCGGAATCCTTCATTCCCGGCTACCCTAGGGGTTTCGATTTCGGGGCTAAAATCGGGAGCCGCACCGATTTTGGTCGGCAGGCATATGCCGATTTTTCCGCCGCCAGTATCGATTTGGAAAGTGAAGACCGCAGCCGTTTAGAGGAACTTGCCGAAACACATAACACTTATATCGTTTTGGGTGTCACCGAAAAGAACAGTACCAACGGTAGCCTATATTGCTCCATGCTCTACATTTCACCGACCCACGGTTTACTGGGCGTGCATCGAAAAATAAAACCAACGGGTACCGAACGGCTCGTTTGGGCAGAGGCTGCCGGAGAATCGTTGGTCGCCTTCGACACCAGAATCGGAAAGTTGGGCGGCCTCATCTGTTGGGAGAATTACATGCCACAAGCACGTATGGCCATGTATCAAAACGGGGTTGAAATCTATATCGCTCCCACAGCCGATTCCAGGGAAGAATGGACGGCGACCATGACACATATCGCCCTCGAAGGCCGCTGTTTTGTGTTGGGCTGTAATCAATATTACACGAAAAGCATGTACCCCGAAAAGTACGCCGAGACCGTGGCTTCCGAACCTGAAAATCTATGTCCTGGGGGCAGCATCATCGTTTCTCCATTAGGGAAGGTACTCGCAGGTCCGCTCTTCGGAAAGGCCGGAGCACTGATCGCCGAACTCGATTTGGAGGACGTTCCCCGTAGTAAATTGGACTTTGACGTCATCGGGCATTACGCACGACCCGATATTTTCGAGCTGAAAGTCAAGGGGCAACCTGATATTATTAGGGAGGATTAG